From Longimicrobium sp.:
CGCGGAGTTCAAGGAAGCGGCCGAGCGTGCCTTCATCATCCAGAAGCTGCGCGAGAACGACTGGAACGTCTCCGAGACCGCGCGCATCCTGGACATGCCCCGCTCGAACCTCTACAAGAAGATCGAGCGCTACGAGCTGGTGCGCGAAGGCTGATGCGCGGCCTGGGTGCGCTCGGCTGGCTGCTCTTCGCCGCCGCGTGGATGATCGGGACGTTCGGAGGGGGCGCGGCGCTGGCCTGGCTCTACAAGCGCCTCCACCCGGATCTCGCCTTCTACAAGCTCTGGGCGCTCTGGTCCGCCCTCCTCTCCGGCGCGGCGGTTCTGGCCTTCGCCTTCGGATTCGCCTGAACGAACTCATTTCCTGAACGGAGCGCCCCACCCCGCCCGCGGCTTCGCGGCAGAATACTTGTGGCGCGCAGTGAAGGAGACGGGCTCTGCCGCGTACACTGCACCATCCCATGTTCGGCTGCAGTGAGGTTGGGATCTGCGCGCCGCCGAACCATTGCTCTCGAAGTTGAGAACGACTCGGTCGTGGCGCACCGGTCCAGTCTGCTCGCGTCGATCGCTGCGGACGGGCGACGGAACATGGGCTGGATCGGATCGCACGGCGCAGATCGTTTCCTTCACTACGCGCCCGAGATCGACGCAGGGCAGGTATCCGTCAGGCGCTCCGTTCAGGAAGTGGGTGTCCTTCTAACGCGGGAGGCCCAGAGAAGATGCGCTTCTCTGGGCCTCCTGTTTCCAGTGCTACGCTGTTGCTACTCCGCCCGCAGCGCGTGCACCGGATCGACCCGGCTGGCGCGGCGCGCGGGGAGGTAGGAGGCGAGGGCGGCGGTCGCGAGGATGACCCCTACGACCACGACGAACGTTGCCGGGTCGGTGGGGCTCACTTCGAAGAGCAGGCTCCGCAGCACGCGTGTCCCCGCCAGAGCGCCCGCGATCCCCAGGATGCATCCCCAGAGCGCCAGGTGCAACCCCTGGCGCACCACGAGCGTGCGCAGCTCCTCCGCGCGGGCGCCGAGCGCGAGCCGGATCCCAAACTCGCGCGTCCGTCCGCGCACGGTCGCGGCGATGGCGCCGTAAAGCCCGACTGCCGCGAGCAGGAGCGTGGCCGCGGCAAAGGTGACCAGCAGCCAGGTGCTGAACCGGGGCCGCGCGAGCGGCGCCGCCATCAGCTGCCGCATCGAGCCGCCGCCCGCCACCGCGAGCTCGGGGTGGATGTCGCGCAGGACGGCGCGGAGCTGCGGGAGCACCCCGGCGGGATCGGAGCGCGTGCGCACCGCGAGCGTCATCGGCACCGGGCCGGGGAACTGGCGGATCGGCAGGTACAGAGTCGGCTGCGCGCTCGTCAGCTCGCGGTATCGCGTCTCCGCCACCACTCCGACGACGGTGGCCCATTCGCCCGGGGAGTCGGGGCCGCCGAGCTTGACCTGCTTGCCGATGGGGTCCTCGCCGGGCCATGCCTGCTTCGCCGCGGACTCGCTGAGGATGGCCACGCCCGGCGCACCCTCCCGGTCCTGTGCCCCGAACGCGCGGCCGCGGCGCAGGGGGATCTGCAGGGTGCGAAAGAAGCCGGGCCCCACTACCTCCAGGTTCACCACCGGATTCGCCGCCTGCGCCTCGGCGCTCTGCCCCTGGCCGGTGAACATCGCGCTCCAGCCACCCTCGCCGGAGTAGGGAGGGCGGGGAAGCGCGGCCGCGCCCGTCACACCCGGAATCGCGGCCACCCGCGCCACCATCTCCTCCTGCAGCGCGACCTGCGCGGGGCGCTCGGGGAGAAGCTTCGGCGGAAAGCTCGTCTGCAGCACCAGGAGCCGCTCGCGTTCGAAGCCGAGATCGACGTTCTGGAGCACGACCAGGCTGCGCACCAGGAGCCCCGCGCCCGCGACCACCAGGATGGCGAGGGAGACCTGGCCGATCACCAGCCCGTGGCGGAGCGCGCGGCCGCCGCGGTTTACCGGCGACGAGCGATGCCCGCCGCGCAGCCACACGCTCAGCTCCCCCGCCGCGGCCAGCAGTGCCGGCAGCAGGCCCGAGAGGAGCGCCGCCGCCGCCGTCGCCGTGAGCGCGAACGCCAGCACGCGCGCGTCGATGCCGATCATCTCGCGCCGCGGGAGCTCCGGCGTGGCGAAGGCGGCAAGCAGGCGCACGCCCGTGGCCGCCAGCACGATCCCGAGCGCTCCGCCCGCGAGCGCCAGCACCGCGCTCTCGGTCAGGAGCTGATGCACCAGCCGCCGTCTCGCGGCGCCCAGCGCGCTGCGGATGGCGAGCTCCTGCGCCCGTGCCGAGCCGCGGATCAGGAGGAGGTTCGCGACGTTGGCGCAGGCGATCAGCAGGAGAAGCCCCACCGCCGCCGCGCCCGTCCAGAGCGCCGCGCGTGCATCGCCGGTGATCAGCTCGGGGAGCGGGGTGACCACCGCCTTCGTGCCGCGCAGCGCCGCCGGCCGCTGCGCATCGCCCGCGCGCAGGAATGCGTCGAATTCGTCGCGCGCGGCCTCCGTCGTCGAGCCGGGTGCGAGGCGGCCGACCAGGTCGTAGACGATGACCTGCGACGGATCTGCCTTCGCCTCGAGGGTGGCCGGGAAGTCGGGGAGCGCGGGGACCCAGACCTCGGCCCCGCGCGGGTACTCGAAGCCGCGCGGCAGGACGCCGACGACGGAGAAGCGCTTCCCGTTCATCTCGAACGTGCGCCCCACCGCCGCCACGTCGCCGCCAAAGTGGCGCTGCCAGAAGCCGTAGCCGATCACCATCGCGGGCGCGGCGCCCGGCACGTCGTCGGACGGCAGCAGGGTGCGCCCGAGGGCGGGGACGACGCCGAGGACGGAAAACAGGTTCCCCGTGACCCAGGTCGCGTTCACGGTGACGGGCCGGCTCGCGTCCGTCAGCACCTGCTCCAGCGCGCCCTGGTACGCGACCCCCGCCACTGCCCGGAGCTCGCGCGTCGACTGGCGGAACGCCGTCAGCTCCTGGTGCGTGACGGGGAGGTGATCGAAGGAGCGCGCGGGCGCCGCCGTCCAGAGCACGGCGATCCGGTCCTGGTCCTCCACCGGCAGGTCTTGCAGGAGCACGCCGTTCAGAACGCTGAACATGGCCGTGCTCGCGCCGATGCCGAGGGCCAGCGTCAGCATCGCGGCCGCGGCGAATCCAGGGCTCCTGCGCAACGCGCGCACGGCGAAGCGCACGTCCTGCCGAAGCTCGTCCAGCCACTCCGCGCGCCGCCGCCGCCCCTCCGTCCGCGCATCCGCTTCACGCATCGACCGCCTCGCCTCTTCCAGGTCTCCGAACTCGCGACGCGCCCGTGTGTGCGCCGCATCGCGGTCCATCCCCTCCCGCACCAGCGCGTCGGTCCGCATGTCCAGGTGGAAGGCGAGCTCTTCATCCACCTCGTCGCGGATCTCCCTGGCGCCGCGCCAGGGGAGGGTGAAGCGGCGCGGGAATCTGGGCGAGCCCATCAGCCCTCCGGGACGGGTTCGAGAACCTGGAACACCGCCGCCGCGTAGCGCCGCCACGCGGATGCTTCCGCGCGCAGCTGGGCGCGACCCTCGGCGGTGAGCGAGTAGTAGCGGGCGCGGCGGTTGTTCTCGGAAAGACCCCACTCGGCCGCCAGCCACCCCTTCGCCTCCAGCCGCCGCAGCGCCTGGTAGAGCGCGGCATCCTGCACCTGGAGCACGCCGCCGGTACGGTCGCGGATCCACTGCGAGATCCCGTAGCCGTGCATCGGATCGCCGGCCAGCGTGCGCAGGATGAGGACGTCGAGCGTGCCCTTGAGCAGGTCCAGCGTCTGGTCCATCGCCTCTCCCCTCAGAGTGTGAGGGGTAAGATGCTCGCGCGGATCGTGGGCGTCAAGCATCCACGAGCCGCGCGAGGACGACTCGAGCGTCCTGCCCCTTCGGATTCGCTTGGCGCCTCCCGATTTCCTGAACGAAGCGCCGCACCCACTCGGCGGCCTCGCAGCAAGAACCTCTGGCGCGCAGTGAAGGAGACGGTCTCAGCCGCGCACACCGCACCACCCCACGTTCGGCTGCAGGTACGCGGGATCTTTGGCGCGGCCTGGTCCCGGGGTCACCATGCACGGGCCACTGAACATTGGATGGATCCGCGCGGGAAGCAGAGCCCGTTTCCTTCACTCCGCGCCCTAGATCGGTGAAAGGCGGGCGGCCGGAGGCGCTTCGTTCAGGAAGTGTAGGGGGGCGCAGCGAGTCTGCGCCGTCTTGTTTGCGCATGCTGCGGCGCGAGCAGGCCTCCCGGTTGCACCTCCCCGCGCGATAGTTAGATTCCCGCCCGCACCAAAACGCGGTACGGCACTCCCCAGAAAAGGGCGGAACATGGCGGACAAGTTCAGGAACTTCATCGGCGGCGAGTGGGTGGAGCCGTCTTCGGGCGAGTACTTCGAGAACCGCAACCCGGCCCGCTGGTCGGAGGTGATCGGGCTGTGGCCGCGCTCCGGCCAGGACGACGTGGACCGCGCGGTGGCCGCCGCGAAGGAGGCATTCCCGGCGTGGGCGCGCACCCCGGCGCCGGACCGCGGCAACATCCTGCGCCGCGTGGGCGACCTGCTCAGCGAGCGCAAGGACGAGATCGCAAAGGCCGCCACGCGCGAGATGGGAAAGGTGCTCACCGAGACGCGCGGCGACGTGCAGGAAGGGATCGACACCGCCTACTACGCCGGCGTCGAGGGGCGCCGCCTCTTCGGCAAGACGGTGCCGTCGGAGCTTTCCAACAAGTGGGCGATGACGTACCGCCGCCCCATCGGCGTGTGCGGGCTGATCACCCCCTTCAACTTCCCGCTCGCCATCCCCACCTGGAAGATGTTCCCCGCGCTGGTGTGCGGGAACACGGTGGTCATCAAGCCGGGCGAGGACGTGCCGCACACCGTGCAGCTCCTGGTGGAGATCCTTGAGGAGGCCGGCATTCCCAAGGGGGTCGTCAACCTGGTGCACGGAGAGGGCGCGACGGGCGCGGCCATCGTCAACCACCCGGACGTCGCGGCGATCTCCTTCACCGGCTCCACCGCGACCGGAAGCATCATCGGGCGCGCGTGCGGCGAGTCGCACAAGCGGCTGTCGCTGGAGATGGGCGGCAAGAACGCGCAGATCGTGATGGCCGATGGCGACCTCGACCTGGCGCTGGAAGGCGTCCTGTGGGGCGCGTTCGGCACCACGGGGCAGCGCTGCACCGCCACCAGCCGCCTCCTTCTCCACGACTCGATCCACGACGAGTTCCTGGAGCGCCTGGTGGAGAAGGCGAAGGGCCTCACTCTGGGCTACGGCCTGGAGGACGGCGCCGAGATCGGTCCGCTGATCAACGAGAGGGCGCTCGACAAGGTGAAGAGCTACATCGAGATCGGCCGCTCGGAGGCGCGCCTGGTCATCGGCGGCGAGCGCGCCACGGGGGAGGGAGTGGACGACGGCTGGTTCTTCCAGCCCACCATCTTCGCCGACGTGAAGCCCGGCTCGCGCCTGGCGACGGAGGAGATCTTCGGCCCGGTGCTCTCGGTGATCCGCTTCAGCGACGTGGACGAGGCGTTCCGCATCAACAACGAGGTGAAGTACGGCCTCTCCAGCTCCGTCTACACGCGCGACGTGAACATCTCGTTCCGTGCGCTGCAGTACCTGGACAACGGCATCACCTACGTGAACGCGCCCACCATCGGCGCCGAGGCGCACCTCCCTTTCGGCGGCGTGAAGCAGACGGGC
This genomic window contains:
- a CDS encoding PadR family transcriptional regulator is translated as MDQTLDLLKGTLDVLILRTLAGDPMHGYGISQWIRDRTGGVLQVQDAALYQALRRLEAKGWLAAEWGLSENNRRARYYSLTAEGRAQLRAEASAWRRYAAAVFQVLEPVPEG
- a CDS encoding aldehyde dehydrogenase family protein, whose protein sequence is MADKFRNFIGGEWVEPSSGEYFENRNPARWSEVIGLWPRSGQDDVDRAVAAAKEAFPAWARTPAPDRGNILRRVGDLLSERKDEIAKAATREMGKVLTETRGDVQEGIDTAYYAGVEGRRLFGKTVPSELSNKWAMTYRRPIGVCGLITPFNFPLAIPTWKMFPALVCGNTVVIKPGEDVPHTVQLLVEILEEAGIPKGVVNLVHGEGATGAAIVNHPDVAAISFTGSTATGSIIGRACGESHKRLSLEMGGKNAQIVMADGDLDLALEGVLWGAFGTTGQRCTATSRLLLHDSIHDEFLERLVEKAKGLTLGYGLEDGAEIGPLINERALDKVKSYIEIGRSEARLVIGGERATGEGVDDGWFFQPTIFADVKPGSRLATEEIFGPVLSVIRFSDVDEAFRINNEVKYGLSSSVYTRDVNISFRALQYLDNGITYVNAPTIGAEAHLPFGGVKQTGNGHREGGWEVYEFYSETKVCYVDYSGKLQRAQIDNYGGSPY
- a CDS encoding ABC transporter permease, which codes for MGSPRFPRRFTLPWRGAREIRDEVDEELAFHLDMRTDALVREGMDRDAAHTRARREFGDLEEARRSMREADARTEGRRRRAEWLDELRQDVRFAVRALRRSPGFAAAAMLTLALGIGASTAMFSVLNGVLLQDLPVEDQDRIAVLWTAAPARSFDHLPVTHQELTAFRQSTRELRAVAGVAYQGALEQVLTDASRPVTVNATWVTGNLFSVLGVVPALGRTLLPSDDVPGAAPAMVIGYGFWQRHFGGDVAAVGRTFEMNGKRFSVVGVLPRGFEYPRGAEVWVPALPDFPATLEAKADPSQVIVYDLVGRLAPGSTTEAARDEFDAFLRAGDAQRPAALRGTKAVVTPLPELITGDARAALWTGAAAVGLLLLIACANVANLLLIRGSARAQELAIRSALGAARRRLVHQLLTESAVLALAGGALGIVLAATGVRLLAAFATPELPRREMIGIDARVLAFALTATAAAALLSGLLPALLAAAGELSVWLRGGHRSSPVNRGGRALRHGLVIGQVSLAILVVAGAGLLVRSLVVLQNVDLGFERERLLVLQTSFPPKLLPERPAQVALQEEMVARVAAIPGVTGAAALPRPPYSGEGGWSAMFTGQGQSAEAQAANPVVNLEVVGPGFFRTLQIPLRRGRAFGAQDREGAPGVAILSESAAKQAWPGEDPIGKQVKLGGPDSPGEWATVVGVVAETRYRELTSAQPTLYLPIRQFPGPVPMTLAVRTRSDPAGVLPQLRAVLRDIHPELAVAGGGSMRQLMAAPLARPRFSTWLLVTFAAATLLLAAVGLYGAIAATVRGRTREFGIRLALGARAEELRTLVVRQGLHLALWGCILGIAGALAGTRVLRSLLFEVSPTDPATFVVVVGVILATAALASYLPARRASRVDPVHALRAE